A genomic segment from Candidatus Poribacteria bacterium encodes:
- a CDS encoding Mrp/NBP35 family ATP-binding protein: protein MRFLKKGDKKMPKSPSDTATKAHPDLKVVTGAQISGRQPQQPTSPQQQPQQQNITLPNIKYKIAVASGKGGVGKSTVATNLAISLATTGATVGLLDADAYGPSIPTMMGIQEQPKTSPERKIIPLVRHDIKLMSIGFMVPEEQAMIWRGPMLHGAIRQLLSDVDWGELDYLIIDLPPGTGDVALSLTQALPLTGALIVTTPQDVALADVRRGVAMFERLSVPILGIIENMSYFLCPHCNEKTEIFRADGGKNTSERFGVAFLGQIPLDAEVCTAGDIGVPIVAGHPESPQSEAFGAVASELTTVLEESGEEDELTIL, encoded by the coding sequence ATGAGATTTCTAAAAAAAGGCGACAAAAAAATGCCGAAATCCCCGTCGGATACCGCCACAAAAGCACATCCCGACCTGAAGGTAGTTACGGGGGCACAAATTTCGGGTCGGCAACCCCAACAACCGACATCTCCCCAACAGCAACCACAGCAACAAAACATCACATTACCGAATATCAAGTATAAAATCGCCGTCGCTAGTGGAAAGGGCGGGGTCGGGAAATCTACTGTCGCTACCAATCTCGCCATCTCCTTGGCGACTACAGGGGCAACAGTCGGGCTGCTGGATGCAGATGCCTACGGTCCCAGTATCCCAACAATGATGGGTATTCAAGAACAACCGAAGACCAGTCCCGAACGTAAGATTATTCCGCTCGTTCGACACGATATTAAACTCATGTCGATTGGATTTATGGTGCCCGAAGAGCAGGCGATGATCTGGCGGGGACCGATGTTACACGGTGCCATCCGCCAACTTCTCAGCGATGTAGATTGGGGAGAACTCGATTATCTCATCATTGACCTGCCACCAGGGACGGGGGATGTCGCGCTCTCTCTGACGCAAGCACTTCCCCTCACCGGCGCGCTCATCGTCACAACGCCACAAGATGTCGCCCTTGCCGATGTCCGACGCGGTGTTGCCATGTTTGAACGTCTCAGTGTCCCTATCCTCGGCATCATTGAAAACATGAGTTACTTCCTCTGTCCGCACTGCAATGAAAAAACAGAGATCTTTAGAGCAGATGGAGGTAAAAATACGAGCGAACGCTTCGGGGTTGCGTTCTTGGGACAGATTCCCCTTGATGCTGAAGTCTGCACTGCGGGGGACATCGGCGTGCCGATTGTCGCTGGACATCCAGAATCCCCACAATCCGAAGCGTTCGGCGCAGTCGCCTCCGAATTAACAACGGTCTTGGAGGAAAGTGGCGAAGAAGATGAATTGACGATCCTCTAA
- a CDS encoding ThuA domain-containing protein, which yields MNLARSLIVKEFFMNILMLRHSAGFEHTYLPHAEVTLKEIGAANGWNVTTTHRCDRITAENLENQDILAFATTGNLPFDDAQKEALLSFVRNGKAFFGIHNATDTCYDWPEYGEMLGGYFAGHPWHEEVNVIVEDGNHPATRMLDSNFKVVDEIYTFKDWDRSKTRVLMRLDNDSIDLSRGNREDHDYALGWCHTYGKGRVMYTALGHPDSLWSEKWFHEHIIGCLKWAGGLED from the coding sequence ATGAATCTCGCGCGCAGCCTTATTGTAAAGGAGTTTTTTATGAACATTCTGATGTTACGCCATTCGGCTGGCTTTGAGCACACTTACTTACCGCATGCGGAAGTCACCCTGAAGGAGATCGGTGCGGCAAACGGTTGGAACGTCACCACAACACACCGATGCGATCGGATTACGGCTGAAAACCTCGAAAACCAAGACATCCTCGCATTTGCGACAACGGGTAATCTTCCGTTTGATGATGCCCAAAAAGAGGCACTATTGAGCTTCGTCCGGAACGGCAAAGCATTCTTTGGCATCCATAACGCCACAGATACTTGCTACGATTGGCCCGAATACGGTGAGATGCTCGGTGGCTATTTCGCGGGGCACCCGTGGCACGAAGAAGTGAACGTGATTGTGGAAGATGGGAACCACCCAGCAACTCGCATGCTGGACAGTAACTTCAAGGTCGTGGATGAAATCTACACCTTCAAAGATTGGGATCGCTCTAAAACACGGGTCCTGATGCGTTTGGACAACGATTCTATTGATCTTTCTCGCGGCAACCGTGAGGACCACGATTATGCCCTCGGCTGGTGTCATACCTACGGAAAAGGGCGCGTGATGTATACGGCACTGGGACACCCCGATTCCCTTTGGAGCGAAAAGTGGTTCCACGAACACATCATAGGCTGTCTGAAATGGGCAGGCGGCTTGGAAGATTAA
- a CDS encoding Gfo/Idh/MocA family oxidoreductase translates to MAKIRMAQYGTKHGHARGKLQAMFVNPEVEVVGVFEPDAQQREKLQADGGTFADVHWFASAAEMLDDDSIVAVASEGNNAESLDQTEQIVNAGKHVWYDKPAGENWEQWQRVINTAQEKSLHVQMGYMLRYHSAFKQVAEWVKSGFLGDVFSVRAHMSTNIPHESRARISQHVGGIFFDLGGHVLDQVLWLLGRPEKVTSFLRNDGGSLEPFKDNTLTVYEFEKAVAFISISALEPRPVARRFEVYGSKGSAIIIEPFEPGLNIRLCLEEAKDGYSQGEQIVEIDGESRQRTYELELDAFLATIAGTQSPDRPVSHELLVQETLLRATGAISG, encoded by the coding sequence ATGGCGAAAATACGGATGGCACAGTACGGAACGAAACACGGACATGCACGCGGGAAGTTACAGGCAATGTTTGTCAATCCTGAGGTTGAGGTCGTCGGTGTGTTTGAACCCGACGCACAACAACGCGAAAAACTTCAAGCGGACGGCGGGACGTTTGCTGATGTCCATTGGTTCGCGAGTGCCGCAGAGATGCTGGACGATGACTCGATCGTTGCGGTGGCTTCAGAGGGGAACAATGCCGAAAGTTTGGATCAGACCGAGCAGATTGTAAACGCCGGCAAACACGTCTGGTACGATAAGCCCGCTGGTGAAAACTGGGAGCAGTGGCAGCGCGTCATCAACACCGCCCAAGAAAAATCCCTACACGTCCAGATGGGGTATATGTTGCGGTATCACTCCGCCTTTAAACAGGTTGCAGAGTGGGTGAAGTCTGGATTTTTAGGGGATGTGTTTTCCGTTCGAGCGCACATGTCAACCAATATTCCGCACGAGTCACGCGCCCGTATCAGCCAACACGTCGGCGGTATCTTTTTTGATTTGGGTGGACATGTCCTCGACCAAGTGCTTTGGCTTCTCGGGCGACCGGAAAAGGTTACCTCTTTCCTCCGAAACGATGGCGGTTCGCTCGAACCTTTCAAGGATAATACCCTAACTGTCTATGAATTTGAAAAAGCGGTGGCATTCATCTCAATTTCTGCTCTGGAACCGAGACCCGTTGCGCGTCGATTTGAAGTCTATGGAAGCAAGGGGAGTGCTATTATCATTGAACCCTTTGAACCGGGATTGAACATTCGACTCTGCTTGGAGGAAGCGAAGGACGGATATTCACAAGGGGAACAGATTGTTGAGATAGATGGCGAGAGCCGTCAGCGCACCTATGAACTTGAGCTTGATGCGTTTTTAGCGACCATTGCCGGAACGCAGTCTCCGGATCGTCCGGTATCACACGAACTGTTAGTACAGGAAACACTTCTGCGCGCCACAGGTGCTATATCGGGTTGA